The genomic window ATCAGGTTGTTTATTGTCGCTAACAAAGATTGCCATGCTACACTCCTTTCTTTTTCAAAAATTGAATCAAAATTACTCATCTTCCAATCCATAAAACTTGAAGGATTAATCACTTGACCTAAAAATCGTATTTCATAGTGAAGATGAGGTCCTGTGCTTCGTCCTGTATTGCCACTATAAGCAATAAGCTGCCCACGTTTGACAAACATTCCTTTCTGCACCACTATTTTACTCAAATGTGCATAATAAGTCATAAACCCAAGTGAATGATCTATTTTAACAAGATAACCATAACCACCGGTTGAGAATCTTGCTTCATTGACCACACCATTGGCAGTAGCATACACCGGCGTACCAACAGACATAGCAAAATCAACGCCTGTGTGCAAATGCCTCGTAAAAAGCAGCGGATGCACCCTATAACCATAAGGAGCAGAGATATGATGATGGGTTTCGGTAGGATAACCATTTGGGATAAATTTCATCACAAAAACCTTTTGCGTGCCTGTGAGCGAGGCAACATCTATGCGAGATTCTAAATTATCCCCTGTGCTTTTAGAATCAATAGACACACCAATGATAGATTCTAAATCCTCCACTTTGCTATCGACTTGCGAAATTTCCTCGATTCTTTGCTCGATTTGATTATTAAGCGATTCATTTTTAGCAATCATTTTTTCATATCGCTTCATAATTTTTTCATTCAACTCTGATATTTTGTGAATCTCCGCGCTAAAGGTTTTTATTGATACTATGCCAAAAATCACAAATGTGATAATAAAAATAACGAGATACAGCGCAACCTGTCTAAAAATAGAATTTACATTAATGTAGCGCGACCCATTTTGGTCGGTAATCATCAAAATAAGGCGTTTACTCTTAGGATTCATCGTTTAATAAGCGGGAATCTCATTGTTTTGGTAACTTACACGATAGTTTTTGAGCTGAATTAAATCATCAAGCGCCCATATTAGACTTTTCCAATCAATTGCACTATTCACACCAATAACTTGCGCGAAATTGTCGCTATTCCAGTCAGTATAACTCGCCACAGGCAAAGCAGAATCTACAAAATGTAAATCATAATAGAGACTTAGTTTTGAGCCACTATAACCAATCACTTGTCCTTTAATCACAAAATCGCCTTTTTGCACGACCGCCTTACCCAAATGCCTATAGCTTGATGCGAATCCATAAGAATGCTGAATCTGCACGAGATGATTTTCACTTCCTGCTACACGCACTGAATCTACAATGCCATTTGCAGTAGCATACACGGGTGTGCTTTGATTGAGTGTATAAGCTGAAGTATTTTTGTGAGGGAAAGTCTTTGAGGCAAAGCTATCCACAGGGTCTCCATTAGGAATAATTTTTAGAAGTATATCTTTTTGTGAAGATGTGAGTGCATCGAAATCTATGTCTTGGTTATTATATACCTCGTGATTGCGCTTGGAAACATTGACGATGTTTTCAAGTTCATTGATTTTATTATTGACTTTGAGGAGCTCATCTGTCTTGTAGTCGATATCGCGCTCAAGCTCACTATTTTTTTCATAAATATCTTGGAAGTTCTCGCGCACCTGCATATTGTTCGCCAAAATCACCTCAAGCTCACTCATCAAAAAATGCGCTGCTATGAGATACGATACCACCACTACCACAATACTTGCCACCAAAAATAATGCCACTTTTTGAATCAAGCGATGCACACTAAATTGTCTTGAGCCATTATCATCAATAATAGAAATCATCAATCTATCTTGCACTACATTCCTTTGTATTGTTGTAAAAATAATTCTACCACACTAAAAGAGCCAAACACAAGGTATTGCTCTTCATCGTTTATTTTTCTAAGCTCAAAGTCTTCATACTCTACCCCTAGGGTCTGTAATATATGGACTAATTTCTCCCTCGGACAAATGCGAGTTCGCTCCGCGTAAAGTATTAAAACTTTCTTAATGATTGGCAAAAGCTCACGCAAAATTGCCTCAATATCCTTATCTGCGTAACTATTATACACAAGAATCACTTGTTTTCCGCTAAGATATTCGCACAAAACCTTTGCACCATCAAGATTATGCCCCACATCAAGGACAATATTGCTTTTAAATCTTTCACATCGCCCACGAAGACAAAGTATAGGCAGAGAGTTAAAATCAAAATTCATTCCATAATGCCACATTACGCGCATAGCATTATGGAGATTCTCGCGCAAGAATGACGGGAGCGTGTATCTTTGGCAATATTCCGTAA from Helicobacter typhlonius includes these protein-coding regions:
- a CDS encoding M23 family metallopeptidase — its product is MNPKSKRLILMITDQNGSRYINVNSIFRQVALYLVIFIITFVIFGIVSIKTFSAEIHKISELNEKIMKRYEKMIAKNESLNNQIEQRIEEISQVDSKVEDLESIIGVSIDSKSTGDNLESRIDVASLTGTQKVFVMKFIPNGYPTETHHHISAPYGYRVHPLLFTRHLHTGVDFAMSVGTPVYATANGVVNEARFSTGGYGYLVKIDHSLGFMTYYAHLSKIVVQKGMFVKRGQLIAYSGNTGRSTGPHLHYEIRFLGQVINPSSFMDWKMSNFDSIFEKERSVAWQSLLATINNLME
- a CDS encoding M23 family metallopeptidase; this encodes MQDRLMISIIDDNGSRQFSVHRLIQKVALFLVASIVVVVVSYLIAAHFLMSELEVILANNMQVRENFQDIYEKNSELERDIDYKTDELLKVNNKINELENIVNVSKRNHEVYNNQDIDFDALTSSQKDILLKIIPNGDPVDSFASKTFPHKNTSAYTLNQSTPVYATANGIVDSVRVAGSENHLVQIQHSYGFASSYRHLGKAVVQKGDFVIKGQVIGYSGSKLSLYYDLHFVDSALPVASYTDWNSDNFAQVIGVNSAIDWKSLIWALDDLIQLKNYRVSYQNNEIPAY